GCAAGGCGCCCTGCTCGATCGGCAGGTAGCAGTGCTCCGGCAGGTCGAATGCCACGCGAACGCGCTTGTCTCGGTAGACCTTGTCGAGGGTGTCGCACAGGCTTTTGAGCACCGGGCGCAGGCGCACCTGATGGCGCACCAGACCGCTTTTGCGCAAGCTGGCGCGTTGTAACTGGTAGCTGATCTGCTGGCTCATGCGTTCAATCTGGGTTTGCAGCACCCAGGCCTGATCGCGATCTTCGGGGCGCTGGGCCATGTCTTCGCTGACACCCTGCAACACCGCCAGCGGGGTTTTCAGACTGTGGGCCAGATCGTCGAGGGAGTCGCGGTAACGGCTGCGTTGCTGACGCTCGCTGTGCAGCAAGCGGTTGAGCGAGCCGGTCAGGCGCAGCAGTTCACGGGGGTGCTGTTCGGTGAGGCTTTCGCGGGTGCCGCCTTCGATTTCGTCCAGCTCCTGACTGAGCCGGCGCAGGGCTTTCAGGCCCCAGGTCAGGCCGATCCACAGCAGCGAGAGCAAGACCAGCAACGCAGCACCGAAGCCGAGGTAGAGGTTTTCCCGCAGGCCCTCGAGGGTGGTTTCGTATTCGCGCACCGGTTGCAGCGCGACGATGCTGAACGCCGCATTCTTGCCGCCGAGCAGTTTGACTTCGACGTCGTAGACGAAGAACTCCTGACCGCTGGCTTCGCGAATCCGCGCGAACTCGCTGCCCATTCCGTCGTAACGCGGTTTGTAGTTGATCTGCTCTTCCTGGGTCGCTTTCGAGCGCCAGACCAGATGACCTTCGCGGT
This genomic window from Pseudomonas kribbensis contains:
- a CDS encoding ATP-binding protein — protein: MIRSLRVRLMLAATTLAVFFMLALLPAMQGAFSLALQDSIEQRLASDVTTLISAARIENGRLVMPMQLPDERFNLADFRLLGYIYDREGHLVWRSKATQEEQINYKPRYDGMGSEFARIREASGQEFFVYDVEVKLLGGKNAAFSIVALQPVREYETTLEGLRENLYLGFGAALLVLLSLLWIGLTWGLKALRRLSQELDEIEGGTRESLTEQHPRELLRLTGSLNRLLHSERQQRSRYRDSLDDLAHSLKTPLAVLQGVSEDMAQRPEDRDQAWVLQTQIERMSQQISYQLQRASLRKSGLVRHQVRLRPVLKSLCDTLDKVYRDKRVRVAFDLPEHCYLPIEQGALLEMLGNLLENAYRLCLGEVRISVRETLAGSELCIEDDGPGVPQHQRARILERGERLDRQHPGQGIGLAVVKDIIESYNAKLTLGDSPMGGAAFRIHFPAV